In Fundulus heteroclitus isolate FHET01 chromosome 16, MU-UCD_Fhet_4.1, whole genome shotgun sequence, a single genomic region encodes these proteins:
- the elfn1a gene encoding protein ELFN1, with translation MTFREAQMACRSGMVMSALFWSVTIVCLTHIGRVSGDCWLIEGEKGFVWLAICSQNQPPYEAIPQHINNTIVDLRLNENKIKSIHYSSLSRFANLTYLNLTKNEISYIEDGAFSAQFNLQVLQMGFNKLRNLTEGILRGLGKLQYLYLQANLIETVTPNAFWECPNIENIDLSMNRIQQLDGSTFTSLSKLTTCELYTNPFNCSCELLGFVNWLSTFPNRTNERMACDSPRGVAGYSLLSQKPNNPAYRNALHMLTTVCTAEENVTPFTTVSMESITLPPDSTLCGLEDCPSGTEPEDITISTTENDVQGTPLMKVKEVTNTGATITVQLPHPYKKMYILVLYNNSFFTVIQNLKENKEDIELKNLKPHTNYTYCVASIRNSLRHNHTCLTVSTGPWNGKDRVVNNATATHYIMTILGCLFSMVIFLGIVYYCLRRKRQQDEKQRKSVSLKKNIMELKYGQELEGGTISRMSQKQLVAGESMARMPYLPSASEMEQYKFQEISDTPKMMKGNYMDVRSMDHHERRECDMGMAGNSQGSVAEISTIAKEVDKVNQIINNCIDALKSESTSFQGVKSGAVSTAEPQLLLISEHPQSQSGLLPPVYKDSYHHSLQRHRSSDVSPKRPSTATGGPMRSPRPYRSDSKYIEKTSPTGESIITVTPAAAILRAEGDKIRQYSDHRHSYPDAQIEELEGPDSHKLLEPLTHSRSRDLAYAQMSSQYHNLSYSSSPEYYCKPSHSIWERFRLHRKRHKDEEYMAAGHALRKKVQFAKDEDLHDILDYWKGVSAQHKS, from the coding sequence ATGACTTTCAGAGAAGCACAAATGGCCTGCAGATCAGGCATGGTGATGAGTGCCTTGTTTTGGTCTGTAACTATTGTATGTTTGACTCACATTGGCAGAGTAAGTGGTGATTGCTGGTTAATTGAGGGTGAAAAGGGCTTTGTATGGCTTGCAATTTGCAGCCAAAATCAACCACCTTATGAGGCCATCCCACAGCATATCAATAACACCATTGTTGACCTTCgtctgaatgaaaacaaaatcaaaagtaTCCATTATTCCTCTCTCAGTCGCTTTGCCAACTTGACCTACCTGAACCTGACCAAGAATGAGATCTCATACATAGAGGATGGAGCCTTTTCTGCTCAGTTTAACTTGCAAGTTCTCCAAATGGGCTTCAACAAGTTACGAAACCTGACAGAGGGGATTCTCCGGGGTCTAGGAAAGCTGCAGTACCTCTACCTCCAGGCGAACTTGATTGAAACTGTGACACCTAATGCCTTTTGGGAATGCCCCAACATAGAAAACATTGATCTCTCCATGAACCGCATTCAGCAACTAGATGGATCCACATTCACCAGTCTAAGTAAGCTCACCACCTGTGAGCTGTACACAAACCCTTTCAATTGCTCGTGCGAGTTGCTGGGATTTGTGAATTGGCTTTCAACTTTCCCAAACCGGACAAATGAGCGGATGGCCTGTGACTCTCCACGTGGCGTCGCAGGTTACAGCTTATTGAGCCAGAAACCTAACAACCCCGCGTACCGAAATGCACTTCACATGCTAACTACTGTTTGTACTGCTGAAGAAAACGTGACACCATTTACAACTGTCTCCATGGAGTCCATAACGCTACCGCCTGACTCAACACTCTGTGGGCTGGAAGACTGTCCCTCAGGCACAGAACCAGAGGACATAACCATCAGTACGACAGAAAATGATGTGCAGGGAACCCCTCTGATGAAAGTGAAGGAAGTAACAAACACAGGTGCCACCATTACAGTTCAGCTTCCTCATCCCTACAAGAAGATGTACATTCTGGTCCTTTACAACAACAGCTTTTTCACAGTAATTCAAAACCTCAAAGAAAACAAGGAAGATATTGAGCTTAAAAACCTTAAACCCCATACCAACTACACCTACTGTGTTGCTTCAATACGCAATTCTCTTAGACACAACCACACATGTCTAACAGTCTCCACCGGCCCTTGGAATGGAAAAGACAGAGTTGTAAACAATGCAACTGCTACTCACTATATTATGACTATTTTGGGCTGCCTTTTTAGCATGGTGATTTTTCTGGGAATCGTCTATTACTGCTTGCGGAGGAAGCGTCAGCAAGATGAAAAGCAAAGGAAGTCGGtcagtctgaaaaaaaatataatggaACTCAAGTACGGACAAGAACTAGAAGGCGGGACCATTTCTCGTATGTCACAAAAGCAGCTGGTGGCCGGAGAGAGCATGGCCCGTATGCCGTACCTACCATCTGCAAGTGAAATGGAGCAGTACAAGTTTCAGGAGATCAGTGACACTCCCAAAATGATGAAGGGCAACTACATGGATGTCCGGAGCATGGATCATCATGAGCGCAGGGAGTGTGATATGGGAATGGCGGGGAACAGTCAAGGATCAGTGGCAGAGATTTCCACAATTGCAAAAGAAGTTGATAAAGTCAATCAGATAATTAATAACTGTATAGACGCCCTAAAGTCGGAATCAACCTCTTTTCAAGGGGTTAAATCTGGAGCAGTGTCAACAGCCGAGCCCCAACTGTTGCTAATATCAGAGCACCCCCAAAGTCAATCTGGCCTTCTTCCTCCAGTGTATAAGGACAGCTACCATCACTCTCTTCAGAGGCATAGAAGCTCTGATGTCTCGCCAAAGAGGCCCAGCACTGCCACAGGCGGGCCCATGCGAAGCCCAAGGCCTTATCGATCTGACTCAAAGTACATAGAGAAAACCTCCCCAACAGGAGAGAGCATCATTACAGTAACACCTGCCGCAGCCATCTTACGGGCTGAGGGAGATAAAATCCGCCAATATAGTGACCACCGGCATTCGTATCCCGATGCTCAGATAGAGGAGCTAGAAGGACCTGACAGCCACAAGCTGTTGGAACCCCTCACCCACTCCCGCTCCAGAGACTTGGCCTATGCCCAGATGTCCTCTCAGTATCACAATCTAAGCTACTCCTCTAGTCCCGAGTACTACTGCAAGCCTTCACACAGCATCTGGGAGCGATTCAGACTCCACCGCAAGCGACATAAAGATGAAGAGTACATGGCTGCTGGCCATGCACTGCGTAAGAAAGTTCAGTTTGCGAAGGATGAGGACCTGCATGATATTTTAGACTACTGGAAAGGCGTTTCAGCTCAACATAAATCATAA